The Spirosoma foliorum genome has a window encoding:
- a CDS encoding SdrD B-like domain-containing protein → MKKNLYTKKGDLNRSIWAKSSHLYQIVCLLFFFVALSQTARAQISGAVYRDFNEDGVRSFTAATPLEGEIGVGGVTVNVYNAAGALAGTTVTSSATATAGSYTVTVSGTAPYRVEFVNLPSGYYDGQRGTASGTSVQFVTTSPATGINLGINYPFDYCQAAPNFIVPCYVNGDPAGGGNAGTQPVLVSLPYSSTGNTPTETAVATNVQIGTVFGVAYNRTSKNIYTAAFVKRHSGLGTGGAGAIYITKPGSGTTYTSTVFATLPTAVSAVSPAAIGGTTVVGTNSARGLPTATTTTNYDVSTFDQVGKAGLGDIELSEDGTELYAINLGDRRLYQIPITNANTTNPTAATASITSFTLPAPTQTTGSVLRPFALKVYRGRVYVGAVTTNEAVSTTVNLGTGSTGGTTSLVTRDPSTMVAYVFEFNPVNSSFTTVLSFPLSYTKGATDNDQTGVSRSDRWFPWVSVQPSYPTPTAGQLPNRYSRNDLANASYPQPMLSGIEFDVDGSMILSIRDRFGDQYGNNNLGADPAGTNTQLYRAIAPGDILRAGQCTPGVNLWTLESNARVCGGPATAGANTNQGPGGGEYYYSDAIAIPNTTNPYHLEMSEGGLALFPGTGEVASIVLDPTNAVDAGGVRRFKNSDGSGSPSTSVQIYVSSGVSTFGKANGLGDLELNCDLPPIQIGNRVFRDVNNNGVQDPGEPGLAGVQVVLRGPGNTTIATAVTDANGEYYFSSATGTSTASSIENLTLTAGGSYTLSFPTSVSAFTISAFPNSATGTNGGAIDSDADATGAISITLGTAGQNNFTYDVGYACTPLALTLTSGTICAGQTVSLTATSGFSSYTFSSGLTQVGTTNVASGSVNGTYSVTAVNSFGCTGTASGSITVNALPVVTLSSATICTGQSATLTATSGFTNYTFSSGLTRIGTTNQATGSAASTYSVTVVNSNGCVGVSSTTGGAGTITVNTPPTVTLSSATICAGQTATLTATAGLASYTFSSGLTQLGATNQATGTAANIYSVTATNSVGCSASAVGSITVNPIPTLTLSSATICAGQTATLVAGGTGFASYTFSSGLTQIGSTSQATGTTGGIYSVTATTALGCSTTATGTITVNPLPALTLSSATICAGQTATLTASTGFATYVFSTSLTQGSPTNVASSTAAGVYSVTATTAQGCSATATGSITVNPLPALTLSSATICAGQSATLTASSGFATYVFSSGLTQVGATNQATGTTANTYSVTATTALGCSTTATGSITVNPLPALTLSSATICAGQSATLTATAGFANYVFSTGLTRIGTTNQATGTTTNIYSVTATTALGCSTTATGSITVNPLPTVTLSSATICAGQTATLVAGGTGFATYAFSAGLTQIGSTSQATGTTGGIYSVTATTALGCSTTATGTITVNPLPALTLSSATICAGQSATLTASTGFATYVFSSSLTQGSPTNVASGTAAGVYSVTATTALGCSTTATGTITVNPLPALTLSSATICAGQSATLTATTGFANYVFSTGLTRIGTTNQATGTIATIYSVTATTALGCSTTATGSIIVNPVPALTLSSATICAGQTATLTATSGFATYVFSTSLTHLGTTNQATGTTAGIYSVTATTALGCSTTATGTITVNPLPVVNLTSATVCASQTASLAATAGYASYVFSSGLTQIGTSNVAVGTVGGTYSVTAISTAGCSASATGSIIINANPVVALSSATICAGQTAVLSASTGYDTYIFSAGLTQSGSSNVATGTTAGIYSVTAISNAGCSATATGSITVNPLPVVTLSSATVCAGQSATLVATAGYASYAFSAGLTPVTGQPNIATGLVGSTYSVTATSTEGCVGTGTGSITVNPLPVVNLTSATVCDGQTASLTATAGYASYVFSSGLTQIGSSNVAIGTASGIYSVTAISTEGCSATATGSITINPLPIVTLSSATICAGQTAVLSATSGYTSYIFSTGLTQVGSSNVATGTVGATYSVTAISSAGCSATAAGSITVNPLPVVTLSSATVCAGQSATLVATTGYASYAFSAGLTPMPGQPNMATGSVGGTYSVTATSTEGCVGTGSGSITVNPLPVVTLTSATVCDGQTASLTATAGYASYVFSAGLTQIGSSNVAVGTVGGTYSVTAISTEGCSASATGSITINANPVVTLSSATICAGQTAVLSATTGYDTYLFSAGLTQVGNSNVATGTTAGTYSVTAITTEGCSATTAGSITVNPLPVVTLSSATVCAGQSATLVATAGYASYAFSAGLTQVAGQPNMATGSVGGTYSVTATSTEGCVGTGTGTITVNPLPVVDLSSAIVCNGQTASLTATAGYDTYIFSAGLTQIGSSNVAIGTANGTYSVTAISTEGCSASATGSITINANPVVTLSSATICAGQTATLTATAGYDTYIFSAGLTQSGTSNVATGTVAGIYSVTAISNTGCSATTTGSITVNPVPVVDLSSATVCAGQSATLVATAGYASYAFSAGLTPVPGQPNMATGSVGGTYSVTATSTEGCVGTGTGTITVNPLPVVTLTSATVCDGQTASLTATSGYDTYVFSAGLTQVGTSNVAIGTTTGNYSVTAISTEGCSATATGSITVNPNPVVTLSSATICAGQSATLTATTGYDTYLFSAGLTQVGTSNVATGTTAGVYSVTAISTEGCSATATGSITVNPNPVVTLTSMSVCDGQTASLTATTGYDTYIFSAGLTPERQRA, encoded by the coding sequence ATGAAAAAAAACCTTTACACAAAAAAGGGTGATCTGAATCGTTCCATTTGGGCAAAATCATCCCATTTGTACCAAATTGTCTGTCTCTTATTTTTTTTCGTAGCCTTATCACAAACGGCTAGGGCCCAAATCTCAGGTGCAGTTTATCGGGATTTTAACGAAGATGGTGTCCGGAGCTTCACGGCTGCCACACCGCTGGAAGGTGAAATCGGGGTTGGGGGCGTAACCGTCAACGTGTATAATGCTGCAGGCGCATTAGCAGGCACTACTGTTACCAGTTCTGCCACGGCTACAGCAGGGTCCTACACGGTTACGGTATCCGGAACAGCCCCCTATCGGGTTGAGTTTGTCAATTTACCCTCTGGTTACTACGACGGTCAACGAGGTACTGCAAGTGGAACGTCGGTTCAGTTTGTTACCACTTCGCCAGCTACGGGAATCAACTTAGGGATTAACTACCCTTTCGATTATTGCCAGGCTGCTCCCAACTTCATTGTCCCCTGTTATGTAAACGGTGACCCCGCCGGCGGAGGAAACGCTGGTACACAGCCCGTCTTAGTCTCCTTACCTTATAGTAGTACTGGTAACACGCCAACGGAAACTGCCGTTGCAACCAACGTTCAGATAGGAACGGTATTTGGCGTTGCCTACAACCGAACCTCTAAAAATATATACACAGCCGCTTTTGTAAAACGGCACTCTGGGCTTGGAACAGGCGGTGCCGGTGCTATTTATATTACAAAACCGGGTTCAGGCACAACCTATACAAGCACAGTGTTTGCTACGCTGCCCACCGCTGTTTCAGCGGTTTCGCCGGCTGCTATAGGCGGAACAACCGTTGTTGGTACCAACTCAGCCAGAGGATTACCGACTGCTACAACGACGACAAACTATGATGTTTCTACGTTTGATCAGGTAGGTAAAGCGGGCTTAGGCGATATTGAACTTTCGGAAGATGGCACAGAGCTCTACGCGATTAACCTCGGCGATCGACGGTTATACCAAATTCCGATCACGAATGCGAATACAACGAATCCAACGGCAGCCACTGCTTCTATCACCAGTTTTACGTTACCTGCTCCTACGCAGACAACAGGTAGTGTTTTGCGACCGTTTGCCCTTAAAGTCTATCGAGGGCGCGTTTACGTAGGGGCCGTTACCACCAATGAAGCGGTATCGACAACGGTAAACTTAGGGACAGGTTCAACTGGTGGAACGACTTCGTTGGTAACCCGAGACCCATCGACAATGGTCGCCTATGTCTTTGAGTTCAACCCGGTTAACTCTAGCTTTACAACGGTTTTGTCGTTTCCACTTAGCTATACAAAAGGAGCTACTGACAATGACCAAACCGGCGTGAGCCGTTCTGACCGCTGGTTTCCCTGGGTTAGCGTACAACCCTCTTACCCGACCCCAACAGCCGGGCAACTCCCGAACCGATATAGTCGAAATGACCTTGCCAATGCCAGTTACCCGCAACCGATGCTGTCGGGTATCGAATTCGACGTGGATGGGTCGATGATCCTTAGTATACGCGACCGTTTCGGCGATCAATACGGGAACAATAACTTGGGAGCAGATCCAGCCGGAACCAATACGCAATTGTACCGGGCCATTGCTCCGGGCGATATTTTGCGAGCGGGGCAATGTACGCCTGGGGTAAACCTCTGGACGCTTGAAAGCAATGCTCGCGTCTGTGGTGGTCCAGCCACTGCGGGGGCCAACACAAATCAGGGGCCCGGTGGAGGTGAATATTATTATAGTGATGCTATAGCCATACCTAATACAACCAACCCTTATCACCTCGAAATGAGTGAAGGTGGACTAGCCTTATTTCCGGGAACTGGCGAGGTAGCCTCTATTGTACTTGACCCAACCAACGCTGTTGATGCGGGGGGTGTTCGGCGATTCAAAAATTCGGATGGCTCTGGTAGCCCTTCAACTAGTGTACAGATTTACGTGAGTAGTGGCGTATCAACCTTTGGGAAAGCCAATGGTCTGGGCGATCTTGAACTTAATTGCGACCTGCCACCGATTCAGATTGGTAACCGTGTTTTCCGGGATGTGAACAACAATGGGGTTCAGGACCCAGGTGAACCGGGTTTAGCTGGCGTACAGGTTGTTCTGCGTGGGCCTGGCAATACTACGATTGCAACGGCAGTTACTGACGCCAATGGGGAGTATTATTTTTCCAGTGCCACTGGAACCAGTACCGCTAGTTCCATAGAAAACTTAACATTGACGGCGGGTGGCAGCTATACACTGAGTTTCCCAACCAGTGTCAGCGCCTTCACCATAAGTGCATTTCCGAACTCAGCTACAGGTACAAATGGTGGAGCGATTGACTCCGATGCTGATGCTACCGGAGCTATTTCCATAACGCTTGGAACTGCGGGACAAAACAACTTTACTTATGATGTCGGTTATGCCTGTACTCCGCTGGCTTTAACGTTAACCTCTGGAACCATTTGCGCGGGTCAAACCGTCAGTCTAACCGCCACATCAGGTTTTAGCAGCTATACATTCTCGTCGGGATTAACCCAGGTTGGTACGACCAACGTGGCGAGTGGTAGTGTAAATGGAACATACTCCGTAACGGCCGTAAATTCGTTCGGCTGCACAGGCACAGCTAGTGGTAGTATTACGGTGAATGCATTACCTGTAGTGACGCTCTCCTCAGCCACGATTTGTACGGGCCAATCCGCAACCCTGACCGCAACGTCGGGCTTCACCAACTATACCTTCTCGTCAGGTCTAACGCGGATAGGCACCACAAACCAGGCGACGGGTTCCGCAGCTAGCACTTATTCAGTCACAGTTGTCAATAGCAATGGTTGTGTTGGAGTATCGTCTACTACTGGCGGAGCAGGAACCATCACCGTTAATACGCCACCTACGGTAACGCTTTCGTCGGCCACGATTTGTGCGGGTCAAACGGCAACCTTAACTGCAACAGCAGGCCTTGCTTCTTATACCTTCTCATCGGGTTTAACACAACTAGGGGCCACGAATCAGGCAACAGGTACTGCCGCAAATATCTATTCGGTAACAGCAACGAATTCGGTCGGTTGTTCGGCTTCGGCAGTAGGCTCGATCACAGTTAATCCAATACCTACTCTGACCCTGTCTTCCGCCACCATTTGTGCGGGCCAGACAGCGACATTAGTAGCAGGTGGAACGGGTTTTGCTTCTTATACCTTCTCATCAGGTTTAACACAAATAGGCTCGACCAGCCAGGCCACCGGTACAACCGGTGGAATCTATAGCGTAACGGCTACTACGGCCTTAGGTTGTTCAACTACGGCAACAGGTACTATCACTGTCAATCCGCTACCTGCTTTGACCCTGTCATCTGCAACGATTTGTGCTGGCCAAACCGCGACACTAACGGCCTCAACGGGTTTTGCGACCTATGTCTTCTCGACAAGTCTAACCCAGGGAAGTCCAACTAACGTAGCCAGCAGCACAGCGGCTGGAGTTTACAGTGTAACCGCTACTACAGCCCAGGGCTGTTCAGCTACCGCAACGGGCAGCATCACCGTCAACCCACTACCTGCTCTGACGCTCTCGTCAGCGACCATCTGCGCCGGACAGTCTGCAACGCTAACGGCCTCAAGTGGTTTTGCAACTTATGTCTTCTCGTCGGGGCTAACCCAAGTAGGTGCTACCAACCAGGCCACCGGTACCACAGCAAATACCTACTCGGTAACGGCCACCACGGCCTTAGGCTGTTCAACCACCGCGACGGGTAGCATCACCGTCAATCCACTACCGGCTCTGACCCTCTCATCAGCCACGATCTGTGCCGGACAATCAGCAACACTGACGGCGACGGCTGGTTTTGCCAATTATGTTTTCTCAACTGGATTAACCCGAATCGGCACGACAAACCAGGCCACGGGTACTACCACAAATATCTACTCGGTAACGGCCACCACAGCCTTAGGCTGTTCAACCACCGCAACGGGTTCTATCACGGTGAACCCACTACCAACGGTCACGTTATCCTCAGCGACAATCTGCGCGGGTCAAACGGCGACATTAGTAGCAGGCGGAACGGGCTTTGCGACCTATGCTTTTTCGGCTGGACTTACTCAAATAGGTTCGACCAGCCAGGCTACCGGTACAACCGGTGGAATCTATAGCGTAACGGCCACTACGGCACTAGGTTGTTCAACTACGGCAACGGGTACCATCACGGTGAACCCACTGCCTGCACTAACGCTGTCATCTGCAACGATTTGTGCTGGACAGTCGGCAACGCTAACGGCCTCAACGGGTTTTGCAACCTATGTCTTCTCGTCGAGTCTAACCCAGGGAAGTCCAACTAACGTAGCTAGCGGCACGGCGGCTGGAGTTTACAGTGTAACCGCCACCACAGCACTAGGTTGTTCAACTACGGCAACGGGCACTATTACCGTGAACCCGCTGCCTGCTTTGACGCTCTCGTCGGCCACCATTTGCGCGGGTCAGTCAGCAACACTAACGGCGACAACAGGTTTTGCCAATTATGTATTCTCAACCGGATTAACCCGAATCGGCACCACAAACCAGGCAACTGGTACTATCGCAACTATTTACTCGGTAACGGCAACGACCGCACTAGGTTGTTCAACTACGGCAACGGGTAGCATCATAGTTAATCCGGTACCTGCTCTGACGCTCTCTTCGGCAACCATCTGTGCGGGTCAAACGGCAACTCTGACTGCAACAAGTGGTTTTGCAACCTACGTCTTCTCAACTAGTTTAACTCACCTCGGCACCACGAACCAGGCAACTGGTACCACCGCTGGCATTTATAGTGTAACCGCTACTACAGCATTAGGCTGTTCCACAACGGCAACCGGTACCATCACCGTGAATCCATTACCGGTTGTAAACCTGACTTCAGCTACCGTATGTGCTAGCCAGACAGCCAGCTTGGCGGCCACTGCGGGTTATGCCTCGTACGTCTTCTCGTCGGGTTTGACTCAGATCGGCACCTCCAATGTAGCCGTTGGCACAGTGGGTGGAACGTACTCGGTAACAGCCATCAGCACCGCAGGGTGTTCAGCTTCAGCGACGGGTAGCATCATCATCAACGCTAACCCAGTAGTCGCGCTGTCCTCGGCAACCATTTGCGCCGGACAAACAGCGGTGCTATCAGCTAGCACGGGTTATGACACGTATATCTTCTCAGCCGGACTGACGCAATCAGGCAGCTCGAATGTGGCTACGGGCACAACAGCAGGTATCTACTCGGTAACGGCCATCAGTAATGCAGGTTGTTCGGCAACGGCTACAGGCTCCATCACAGTGAACCCATTGCCAGTGGTTACTCTCTCGTCGGCAACGGTCTGCGCAGGTCAATCGGCAACGCTGGTGGCCACAGCAGGTTATGCTAGTTATGCTTTCTCAGCTGGATTAACACCGGTAACGGGTCAGCCCAATATAGCCACAGGTTTAGTAGGCAGTACGTATTCGGTAACGGCCACCAGCACGGAAGGTTGTGTTGGAACGGGAACAGGTTCTATCACAGTGAATCCGCTACCAGTAGTAAACTTGACCTCGGCCACGGTGTGTGATGGGCAGACGGCTAGTCTGACGGCTACGGCAGGTTATGCCTCGTACGTCTTCTCATCTGGTCTGACTCAGATTGGTAGTTCCAATGTGGCTATTGGTACAGCCAGTGGTATCTATTCGGTAACGGCCATCAGTACCGAAGGCTGCTCGGCGACGGCAACTGGTAGTATCACAATTAATCCGCTACCGATTGTTACGCTGTCCTCAGCCACCATTTGCGCTGGACAAACAGCAGTGCTATCCGCTACATCAGGATATACCTCGTATATCTTCTCAACGGGATTAACTCAGGTAGGTAGCTCCAATGTGGCTACAGGTACAGTAGGTGCCACCTACTCGGTAACAGCCATTAGCAGTGCAGGTTGTTCGGCGACAGCAGCAGGCTCCATTACGGTGAACCCGCTGCCAGTTGTTACCCTCTCATCAGCGACGGTCTGCGCGGGTCAATCAGCAACGCTGGTAGCCACTACGGGATATGCCAGCTATGCTTTCTCAGCCGGGTTAACACCGATGCCGGGTCAACCTAACATGGCGACAGGTTCGGTAGGCGGTACGTATTCAGTAACGGCAACCAGCACGGAAGGTTGCGTCGGAACGGGCTCAGGTTCTATCACGGTGAACCCGTTACCAGTGGTAACCCTGACTTCAGCTACGGTGTGTGATGGTCAGACAGCAAGTCTGACGGCCACTGCGGGGTACGCGTCCTATGTCTTCTCGGCAGGCTTGACCCAGATCGGTAGCTCTAATGTAGCTGTTGGCACAGTGGGCGGAACATACTCCGTAACGGCCATCAGCACTGAAGGGTGTTCGGCTTCGGCGACAGGCTCGATCACTATCAACGCCAACCCAGTCGTTACCCTGTCTTCGGCCACGATTTGTGCTGGACAAACAGCAGTGCTATCAGCTACTACGGGTTATGATACCTACCTCTTCTCAGCTGGGCTCACTCAGGTTGGTAACTCTAATGTGGCCACAGGCACAACCGCAGGAACCTACTCAGTAACCGCAATCACTACAGAAGGCTGTTCGGCAACGACGGCAGGCTCCATCACGGTGAACCCACTGCCAGTCGTCACGCTCTCGTCGGCAACAGTTTGTGCAGGCCAATCGGCAACGCTGGTGGCCACAGCAGGTTATGCTAGTTATGCTTTCTCAGCTGGATTAACACAAGTAGCTGGCCAACCCAATATGGCCACAGGTTCGGTAGGTGGAACTTACTCGGTAACGGCAACCAGCACGGAAGGTTGTGTTGGAACGGGGACAGGCACCATCACAGTGAACCCGCTGCCAGTCGTTGACCTATCATCAGCTATCGTTTGTAATGGTCAAACGGCCAGTCTAACGGCTACGGCGGGTTATGATACGTATATTTTCTCGGCGGGCCTGACTCAGATCGGTAGCTCGAATGTGGCTATTGGTACTGCCAATGGTACCTATTCCGTGACGGCCATTAGCACTGAAGGGTGTTCAGCTTCAGCGACGGGTAGTATCACCATCAACGCTAACCCAGTCGTTACCCTGTCTTCAGCTACGATTTGTGCGGGGCAAACCGCAACACTGACGGCAACCGCGGGTTATGACACCTACATTTTCTCGGCAGGCTTGACTCAATCAGGTACGTCGAATGTGGCCACGGGCACAGTAGCGGGAATCTATTCAGTAACGGCCATCAGCAACACAGGTTGTTCGGCGACGACAACGGGCTCCATTACGGTGAACCCAGTACCTGTGGTTGATCTGTCATCAGCGACAGTTTGCGCGGGCCAATCGGCTACGCTGGTAGCCACGGCGGGTTATGCTAGTTATGCTTTCTCAGCCGGATTAACACCAGTACCGGGTCAGCCTAACATGGCGACAGGTTCAGTAGGTGGTACGTATTCGGTAACGGCAACCAGCACGGAAGGCTGTGTCGGAACAGGAACAGGCACCATCACAGTGAATCCATTACCAGTGGTAACCCTGACTTCAGCTACGGTGTGTGATGGTCAGACGGCCAGTCTGACGGCCACTTCGGGTTATGACACTTATGTCTTCTCAGCGGGCTTGACTCAAGTTGGAACGTCCAATGTAGCCATTGGCACAACGACAGGAAACTATTCGGTGACGGCCATCAGCACCGAAGGCTGCTCGGCGACGGCAACGGGTAGCATTACAGTGAATCCGAACCCAGTAGTCACGCTTTCCTCAGCGACCATCTGCGCGGGTCAATCGGCAACCTTAACCGCTACCACAGGTTACGACACTTACCTCTTCTCGGCAGGGCTCACTCAGGTCGGCACATCGAATGTAGCTACGGGCACAACAGCGGGCGTCTACTCGGTAACGGCCATCAGTACGGAAGGTTGCTCGGCGACGGCAACGGGTAGTATCACAGTGAATCCGAATCCAGTTGTAACCTTAACGTCCATGAGTGTTTGCGATGGTCAGACGGCAAGCCTAACGGCAACAACAGGTTATGACACGTATATCTTCTCGGCAGGATTAACACCAGAACGTCAACGTGCCTAA
- a CDS encoding sensor histidine kinase produces MRCFLFGLLVVLLRWSASAQMPALKLEHLTTREGLPSNDVWCLNKDRHGFLWIGTGRNICRYDGYNFLRLDSLKLGYCSGVSTDSKGDIYTSNDTRGLCKIDAKTLAVTTVARNNYDDTDPSNDLHEQGMVDSHDQVWVCDYTSVKRYDPTTQKLHRYKFSQTASGGDVYQYASFYEDAHHQLWVVSEIGLYRYDRQRDKLICMLGKDAVLARNRISIRLCKASADAAGNLWIGGYEYGLVWFSPETQSFSIRKEGFDHTNVVCVRESQDENGQKILFVGTDDGISIFYPDRNELYHLPEFYNNGTQVKDMCDDTANGILWIGTTEGVYKYRYRNAGIHTVNIPPTIVRLPVKVSSILPIPTGDYLLGLSHSGALVWTSGTNHFQRLSYPVNALTQQLRWIQGRPFAFTDKGVFVGDLQKGRFSSWEPATRLFKNTDFRDGLLDRKGRLWIANLNDGVKVIAPTTGQEIKLWPEKENKKLLTLTYIKGILEGVDGRIWVATCSRGLFFFDEKRAEFINIESLPINKGKIIGGECIIGMNLTPDGSILISGWGGVSKLSSTGQILTTFEFKTDPLIDTYCSNIAESPNKNLWFSTNEGINIANPKNHTIRYITTIEGLHSNSPVGFYYSPANELFLGHTNTINILNVNQLNNQITKPHIALSSLEIKGKPVQLDVSKELTLQPDENAITLSFSALNYEPASKNQYKYQLLGLDTSWVDLGDRHMLSFTNLAPETYQLNIKSGNGSGVWTDKPLVVRFTVKPHFTATWWFRSLIGLLIGGLVVGMMRWRVNALAERNQTIAERNRMDLQIAELKLRALQSQMNPHFLFNSLNSVQNYLLTDRGIEGAKYLSKFSRLVRRIMENSNHQYLRFEQIIETLRMYIEMESFRFNHEFHYEFDIEENETLLDALLPPMLLQPYVENAIWHGLMPKEGEKNLKISARIDRHHIYCTIEDNGVGRKLTPQREGHISRGQEMTKGLFESLSRKDSDARLEIIDLFDENNNPSGTRVEMIIPVEKG; encoded by the coding sequence ATGCGTTGTTTTCTGTTCGGTTTGCTGGTTGTTCTGCTTCGTTGGTCCGCATCGGCCCAAATGCCTGCCTTGAAGCTTGAACACCTGACAACGCGTGAAGGGCTGCCTTCCAATGATGTCTGGTGCCTGAACAAAGACCGGCATGGCTTTTTGTGGATTGGTACGGGTCGAAACATCTGCCGCTATGATGGCTATAATTTCCTGCGACTGGATAGCCTCAAACTGGGCTATTGTTCCGGCGTTTCCACCGACTCCAAAGGGGACATCTACACCTCGAACGACACGCGGGGGCTTTGCAAAATCGACGCCAAAACACTGGCCGTAACCACCGTTGCCCGAAACAACTACGACGATACCGACCCGAGCAACGATCTCCACGAACAGGGCATGGTCGACTCCCACGATCAGGTGTGGGTGTGCGACTACACGTCCGTTAAACGCTACGACCCCACTACCCAAAAGCTCCATCGGTACAAATTTTCACAGACCGCTTCGGGGGGCGATGTGTATCAATATGCCAGCTTTTACGAAGATGCCCATCATCAATTATGGGTCGTTTCGGAGATCGGGCTTTATCGCTACGATCGTCAGCGCGACAAACTTATTTGCATGTTAGGTAAAGACGCGGTTTTAGCCCGTAACCGCATTTCGATTCGCTTATGCAAAGCCTCGGCCGATGCCGCCGGGAATCTCTGGATTGGCGGCTACGAATATGGTTTGGTCTGGTTTTCACCCGAAACGCAGTCGTTCAGCATTCGGAAAGAAGGGTTCGACCATACGAATGTGGTGTGCGTCAGAGAGTCGCAGGATGAAAATGGGCAAAAAATCCTGTTCGTTGGTACCGACGACGGTATCAGCATTTTTTATCCCGACCGAAACGAACTGTATCATTTACCCGAATTCTACAACAATGGCACGCAGGTAAAAGATATGTGCGACGATACTGCCAATGGAATTTTATGGATTGGCACTACCGAAGGCGTTTATAAATACCGGTACCGCAATGCGGGTATTCACACGGTCAACATTCCGCCTACGATTGTCCGGCTTCCGGTGAAGGTCAGCAGTATTTTACCCATTCCCACTGGCGACTACCTGCTCGGCTTATCGCATTCAGGTGCACTTGTCTGGACCTCTGGCACCAATCATTTCCAGCGGTTGTCTTACCCTGTCAACGCACTCACGCAACAACTTCGGTGGATTCAGGGTCGTCCCTTTGCGTTTACCGACAAAGGCGTTTTTGTGGGCGATCTCCAGAAGGGCCGTTTCTCTAGCTGGGAACCCGCTACCCGCTTATTCAAAAACACCGACTTCCGTGATGGGTTGCTCGACCGAAAAGGACGACTCTGGATTGCCAATCTGAACGATGGGGTAAAAGTCATTGCGCCGACTACCGGTCAGGAAATCAAACTCTGGCCCGAGAAAGAGAACAAAAAATTATTGACTCTGACCTACATAAAAGGCATCCTGGAAGGTGTCGACGGACGTATCTGGGTGGCGACCTGCTCCCGTGGGCTATTCTTTTTCGATGAAAAACGAGCCGAGTTCATCAACATAGAGAGTCTCCCTATCAACAAAGGAAAAATCATTGGCGGGGAATGCATCATCGGCATGAATCTGACGCCCGACGGCTCCATTCTGATTTCCGGCTGGGGTGGTGTGTCGAAGCTGTCAAGCACCGGGCAGATTCTGACGACCTTCGAGTTCAAAACCGACCCACTCATCGACACCTATTGTTCCAACATTGCCGAATCGCCCAATAAAAATCTATGGTTTAGTACCAACGAGGGCATCAACATTGCGAACCCCAAAAATCACACGATTCGCTACATAACCACCATTGAAGGGCTACATAGTAACTCGCCAGTGGGTTTCTATTACAGCCCAGCCAACGAACTGTTCCTGGGCCATACGAACACCATCAATATTTTAAATGTCAATCAGTTAAATAACCAGATCACTAAACCACATATCGCCCTTAGCTCGCTTGAAATAAAAGGAAAACCTGTTCAGTTGGATGTATCGAAAGAGCTTACCCTCCAACCCGACGAGAATGCCATTACACTCAGTTTCTCGGCGCTGAACTACGAACCAGCCTCCAAAAACCAGTACAAATATCAGTTGCTGGGGCTTGACACCAGTTGGGTCGATCTGGGCGACCGACACATGCTGTCGTTTACCAACTTGGCTCCGGAAACTTATCAACTCAACATTAAAAGCGGCAACGGGAGTGGCGTCTGGACCGACAAGCCCTTAGTCGTTCGATTTACTGTAAAGCCGCATTTTACGGCCACCTGGTGGTTTCGGTCGCTCATTGGCTTATTGATAGGCGGTCTTGTGGTAGGTATGATGCGTTGGCGGGTAAATGCGCTGGCAGAGCGAAATCAGACCATTGCCGAGCGCAATCGCATGGATCTACAAATCGCTGAATTGAAACTCAGGGCCCTGCAATCCCAAATGAATCCCCACTTTCTGTTCAATTCACTCAATTCCGTTCAGAACTATCTGCTTACTGATCGGGGTATCGAAGGGGCCAAATACCTGTCGAAATTTTCGAGGCTGGTTCGGCGCATCATGGAAAACTCGAATCATCAGTACCTGCGTTTCGAGCAGATTATTGAAACCCTTCGGATGTATATCGAGATGGAGTCGTTCCGTTTCAATCATGAATTTCACTACGAGTTCGACATCGAAGAAAACGAAACGCTACTGGATGCCCTGCTGCCGCCTATGTTACTCCAGCCCTATGTCGAGAATGCCATCTGGCACGGTCTGATGCCGAAAGAAGGGGAGAAAAACCTCAAAATCTCAGCCCGCATTGACCGACACCATATTTATTGCACAATTGAAGACAACGGCGTTGGTCGAAAACTAACTCCACAGCGTGAGGGCCACATCTCGCGCGGACAGGAGATGACGAAAGGGCTTTTCGAATCGCTCAGCCGGAAAGACAGCGACGCCCGGCTGGAGATAATCGACCTTTTCGATGAAAACAATAACCCATCTGGCACCCGCGTAGAAATGATCATTCCCGTCGAAAAAGGATAA